A genomic region of Pseudomonas sp. MPC6 contains the following coding sequences:
- the hyi gene encoding hydroxypyruvate isomerase: protein MPRFAANLSMLFTEQDFLARFEAAAKAGFSGVEYLFPYDFSSAEIKARLDANGLTQVLFNLPAGDWAKGERGIACLPDRVEEFRAGVKLAIAYAKVLGNTQVNCLAGIRPQGVDDATVEKTFVANLKYAADTLQAAGIKLVMEAINTRDIPGFYLNNTAQALSIREQVGSANLYLQYDIYHMQIMEGDLARTMAAHLGEINHIQLADNPGRNEPGTGEINYRFLFEHLDRIGYQGWVGCEYKPLTTTEAGLGWLKTHNAI, encoded by the coding sequence ATGCCGCGTTTCGCAGCCAACCTGTCCATGCTGTTCACCGAACAGGATTTTCTTGCCCGTTTCGAGGCGGCCGCCAAGGCCGGCTTCAGTGGCGTCGAATACCTGTTTCCTTACGACTTCAGCTCCGCCGAGATCAAGGCCAGGCTCGACGCCAACGGCCTGACCCAGGTGCTGTTCAACCTGCCGGCCGGTGACTGGGCCAAGGGTGAGCGCGGTATCGCCTGCCTGCCGGACCGGGTCGAAGAGTTCCGCGCCGGGGTCAAGCTGGCGATCGCCTACGCCAAAGTGCTGGGCAATACCCAGGTCAACTGCCTGGCGGGTATCCGTCCACAAGGCGTCGACGATGCCACCGTGGAAAAAACCTTCGTCGCCAACCTCAAGTACGCGGCCGACACGCTGCAAGCGGCGGGCATCAAACTGGTGATGGAAGCGATCAACACCCGCGACATTCCCGGTTTCTACCTGAACAACACGGCGCAAGCCCTGTCGATTCGCGAGCAGGTCGGCAGCGCCAATCTGTACCTGCAATACGACATCTACCACATGCAAATCATGGAGGGCGACCTGGCCCGCACCATGGCCGCGCACCTGGGCGAGATCAACCACATCCAGTTGGCCGACAACCCGGGGCGCAACGAACCGGGCACCGGTGAAATCAACTACCGCTTCCTGTTCGAACACCTGGACCGCATCGGTTACCAGGGTTGGGTTGGCTGTGAATACAAGCCGCTGACCACCACTGAAGCGGGTCTGGGCTGGCTGAAAACCCATAACGCAATCTGA